One window from the genome of Amycolatopsis sp. NBC_01480 encodes:
- a CDS encoding serine protein kinase RIO, which produces MRQHDFEDLQDFSDSFDDGPVRRERRFEGQPGPARRGRLTEGERVRLAQLREEAYAEPELPDGADRRTTWDSAEQGPHPRPDWVVTDLGAVDTELGVLKTGKEADVHLLRRNVPATDGVLLAAKRYRSDEHKLFHRDAGYLEGRRMRRSREMRAMSNRSSFGRNLIAEQWAVAEFAALSRLWTIGAPVPYPVQRNGTELLLEFLGDDDGTAAPRLAQLRPEPDELADLWAQATAALELLAVQGVAHGDLSAYNLLVHEGHLMVIDLPQVVDLVANPGGREFLTRDVRNLAGWFHARGLPEHLTAADDLVEALTFAAGLG; this is translated from the coding sequence GTGCGTCAGCACGATTTCGAAGACTTGCAAGACTTTTCCGACTCTTTCGACGACGGTCCGGTCCGCCGTGAGCGCCGGTTCGAGGGCCAGCCCGGGCCGGCCCGCCGAGGCCGCCTCACCGAGGGCGAGCGCGTCCGCCTCGCCCAGTTGCGCGAAGAGGCCTACGCCGAGCCCGAGCTGCCGGACGGCGCCGATCGCCGGACCACCTGGGACAGCGCCGAGCAGGGCCCGCACCCGAGGCCGGACTGGGTCGTCACCGACCTCGGCGCGGTCGACACCGAGCTCGGCGTGCTCAAGACCGGCAAGGAGGCCGACGTCCACCTGCTGCGCCGGAATGTGCCCGCCACGGACGGCGTGCTGCTCGCCGCGAAGCGCTACCGCAGCGACGAGCACAAGCTGTTCCACCGTGACGCCGGGTATCTCGAGGGCAGGCGGATGCGCCGCTCCCGCGAGATGCGCGCGATGTCCAACCGCAGCTCGTTCGGCCGCAACCTGATCGCGGAGCAGTGGGCGGTGGCCGAGTTCGCCGCGTTGAGTCGCTTGTGGACGATCGGTGCGCCGGTGCCGTACCCGGTGCAGCGCAACGGGACCGAGCTGCTGCTCGAGTTCCTGGGTGACGACGACGGCACGGCGGCGCCCCGGCTCGCCCAGCTCCGCCCGGAGCCGGACGAGCTGGCCGACCTCTGGGCCCAGGCGACCGCCGCGCTGGAGCTGCTGGCCGTCCAGGGCGTCGCACACGGTGACCTTTCGGCGTACAACCTGCTGGTGCACGAGGGCCACCTGATGGTGATCGATCTGCCCCAGGTGGTGGACCTCGTGGCGAACCCCGGCGGGCGTGAGTTCCTGACCCGCGACGTGCGCAATCTGGCCGGCTGGTTCCATGCCCGTGGCCTGCCGGAACACCTCACGGCGGCCGACGATCTGGTCGAAGCGCTGACCTTCGCCGCGGGGCTCGGCTGA
- a CDS encoding phytoene desaturase family protein has translation MDYDAVIVGGGHNGLVAAAYLARAGRSVLVLERRAETGGAAVSFRAFEGVDVRLSRYSYLVSLLPRKIVEDLGLDIELRRRRMSSYTPAGNSGLLVDTGDEARTAAAFRAVTGSTKDFDAWRRFYALAGKVAATTFDTLTSPLPSRAELRQRIGDDEAWSMFFERPIGETLTGLFDDDTVRGVVLTDALIGTFAPASDEELRQNRCLLYHLIGNGTGDWDVPVGGMGAVTGALADAARRAGATLVTGAEVQSVTPDGSVRYTLEGASRVVSAGHVLANVAPRTLARLLGEEPGEAPEGAQLKVNMVLSRLPRLRDTTVDPRDAFGGTFHVNETFSQLETAYAEAAAGRIPSLPPCEIYCHSLTDPSILGPAERAAGVQTLTLFGLHMPARLFEANNDVARAEALRATLASLNTVLAEPIEDCLLRDEAGRPCVEAKTPLDLEAELGLPRGHIFHRDLSWPFSDSAAGTWGVETAYPRVLLCGAGAVRGGGVSGIPGHNAAMAVLAG, from the coding sequence ATGGATTACGACGCGGTGATCGTGGGCGGCGGACACAACGGCCTGGTGGCGGCGGCTTATCTGGCACGAGCGGGCCGCTCGGTCCTGGTGCTGGAGCGGCGGGCCGAGACGGGCGGCGCGGCGGTGTCGTTCCGCGCGTTCGAGGGCGTGGACGTGCGGCTGTCCCGGTATTCGTACCTGGTCAGCCTGCTGCCGCGGAAGATCGTCGAGGACCTGGGGCTCGACATCGAGCTGCGGCGGCGCCGGATGTCGTCCTACACCCCGGCTGGCAATTCGGGTCTCCTTGTCGACACGGGGGACGAGGCGCGCACGGCGGCGGCGTTCCGCGCCGTCACGGGATCCACAAAGGACTTCGACGCCTGGCGCCGGTTCTACGCGCTGGCCGGGAAGGTCGCGGCGACGACGTTCGACACGCTCACCTCGCCGTTGCCCAGCCGCGCCGAGCTGAGGCAGCGGATCGGCGACGACGAGGCGTGGTCGATGTTCTTCGAGCGGCCGATCGGGGAGACGCTCACCGGGCTGTTCGACGACGACACCGTGCGCGGCGTGGTGCTCACCGACGCGCTGATCGGGACTTTCGCCCCGGCGTCGGATGAAGAACTGCGGCAGAACCGCTGCCTGCTGTATCACCTGATCGGCAACGGCACGGGTGACTGGGACGTGCCGGTCGGCGGGATGGGCGCGGTCACCGGCGCGCTGGCGGACGCCGCGCGACGGGCGGGCGCCACGCTTGTCACCGGCGCCGAGGTGCAATCGGTGACGCCTGACGGTTCGGTGCGCTACACGCTCGAAGGCGCGTCACGGGTCGTCTCGGCTGGGCATGTGCTGGCGAACGTCGCGCCGCGCACGCTCGCGCGGTTACTCGGTGAGGAGCCAGGCGAGGCTCCGGAGGGCGCGCAACTGAAGGTCAACATGGTGCTTTCGCGGCTGCCCCGCCTGCGCGACACGACCGTCGACCCGCGCGACGCGTTCGGCGGCACTTTCCACGTCAACGAGACGTTCTCGCAGCTGGAGACCGCGTACGCCGAGGCCGCCGCGGGGCGGATCCCGTCGCTGCCGCCGTGCGAGATCTACTGCCACTCGCTCACGGACCCGTCGATCCTGGGCCCGGCGGAGCGCGCGGCGGGCGTCCAGACGCTCACGCTTTTCGGCCTGCACATGCCGGCGCGCCTGTTCGAGGCGAACAACGACGTGGCCCGGGCCGAAGCCCTGCGCGCGACGCTGGCGTCCCTGAACACCGTCCTGGCCGAGCCGATCGAGGATTGTTTGCTGCGGGATGAGGCCGGGCGCCCGTGCGTCGAGGCGAAGACGCCGCTGGACCTGGAGGCGGAGCTGGGGCTGCCGCGCGGGCACATCTTTCACCGGGATCTGTCGTGGCCGTTCTCGGATTCGGCCGCCGGGACTTGGGGCGTCGAGACGGCGTATCCGCGGGTGTTGCTGTGCGGTGCGGGTGCCGTTCGGGGTGGTGGGGTGAGCGGGATTCCTGGCCACAACGCGGCGATGGCGGTGCTGGCTGGTTGA
- a CDS encoding NAD(P)/FAD-dependent oxidoreductase: MRVIVIGSGIGGAATAYQLAARGAEVVAVDAPRPGVATEAGAGIVSPWTSRWDNQIYPLAAAAGAYYPELAAALAEQGQQTSYEVVGGMVVSESAAELDEAEALLLSRVAEAPGAGKVSRLDPDQARSLFPLLAPDLGAVHLSGAGRVDGRRIRRALIAAAKQRGARFVRAMASLLPNVPAIVGTGTAGPVGGTGTARSVAGPVAGRGAAGPVGGPGSGAPLTTANGRWRVTAGSEELTADAVVLAAGAWSAAVAERLGLVVPVAPQRGQITHFELPGTDTAAWPVVLPRSSHYLLSFPGGHVVAGATRETGSGFDHRVTAAGQREVLDHALAVAPGLADSTLAETRIGFRPATPDTLPLLGAVDAHPGLWLATGFGPAGLTLAPYAGKLIADLVLGGDVPADLLAPCSPARFG; this comes from the coding sequence ATGCGCGTGATCGTGATCGGCAGTGGGATCGGCGGAGCGGCGACGGCGTACCAGCTCGCCGCGCGGGGTGCGGAGGTCGTGGCGGTGGACGCGCCCCGGCCGGGGGTGGCCACCGAGGCGGGCGCCGGGATCGTCAGCCCGTGGACCTCTCGCTGGGACAATCAGATCTACCCGCTGGCGGCCGCCGCGGGGGCGTACTACCCGGAGCTGGCTGCGGCGCTGGCGGAGCAGGGGCAGCAGACGTCGTACGAGGTCGTCGGCGGCATGGTGGTTTCGGAGTCGGCGGCCGAGCTGGACGAGGCCGAGGCGTTGCTGCTCTCGCGTGTCGCGGAGGCGCCCGGAGCGGGCAAGGTCAGCCGCCTCGATCCGGACCAGGCGCGCTCGCTGTTCCCGTTGCTCGCTCCGGATCTCGGCGCCGTCCACCTCTCCGGCGCGGGCCGCGTCGACGGCCGCCGGATCCGCCGGGCCCTGATCGCCGCAGCGAAACAGCGCGGCGCCCGTTTCGTGCGGGCGATGGCCTCCCTGCTGCCGAACGTTCCCGCCATCGTCGGGACGGGCACGGCCGGGCCGGTCGGCGGAACGGGCACAGCCAGGTCGGTCGCTGGGCCGGTTGCCGGGCGAGGCGCGGCCGGGCCGGTCGGCGGGCCGGGCTCGGGTGCTCCGCTCACCACCGCGAACGGCCGATGGCGCGTCACCGCCGGCAGCGAGGAACTGACCGCCGACGCCGTGGTGCTCGCAGCGGGCGCTTGGTCGGCCGCGGTGGCTGAGCGGCTGGGGCTGGTCGTCCCAGTGGCGCCGCAGCGGGGGCAGATCACCCACTTCGAGCTGCCGGGCACCGATACCGCCGCGTGGCCGGTTGTGCTGCCGCGGTCGAGTCATTACCTGCTGTCGTTCCCGGGTGGCCACGTCGTCGCCGGGGCCACCCGCGAGACCGGCTCCGGCTTCGACCACCGCGTGACGGCAGCCGGCCAGCGCGAGGTACTCGACCACGCCCTCGCCGTGGCCCCGGGCCTCGCCGACAGCACCCTCGCCGAAACCCGCATCGGCTTCCGCCCCGCAACCCCCGACACCCTGCCCCTGCTCGGCGCCGTCGACGCCCACCCCGGCCTGTGGCTCGCGACCGGCTTCGGCCCAGCAGGGCTCACCCTCGCGCCATACGCCGGCAAGCTGATCGCCGACCTCGTCCTCGGCGGCGATGTCCCGGCGGACCTGCTCGCGCCTTGCTCGCCTGCCCGCTTCGGCTGA
- the yaaA gene encoding peroxide stress protein YaaA, with amino-acid sequence MLVLLPPSETKADGGDGPPLDHGALSFPELNPVRAKLADALVELARDVPASLATLGISERQRDEVTRNAQLWTSPTLPALRRYTGVLYDALDMKSFTRAGLEKAQRRLALTSALFGVVSATDPIPAYRLSGSNSVPALGTVRGLWKPVLEPVLQGIDGLVVDLRSGTYAAFARLRPDAVTVRVVTEDAHGNRTTVSHFNKAYKGRLAAVLATTRAEPSTVDQLVKVITKAGLTVERTGDHSLELLTG; translated from the coding sequence GTGCTGGTGCTGCTTCCCCCTTCCGAGACCAAAGCCGACGGCGGCGACGGCCCGCCCCTCGACCACGGCGCGCTGTCCTTCCCCGAGCTGAACCCCGTGCGGGCCAAGCTCGCGGACGCGCTCGTCGAGCTGGCCCGCGACGTCCCGGCCAGCCTCGCCACCCTCGGCATCTCCGAACGCCAGCGCGACGAGGTCACCCGCAACGCGCAGCTCTGGACCTCCCCGACGCTGCCCGCGCTGCGCCGCTACACCGGCGTGCTCTACGACGCGCTCGACATGAAGAGCTTCACCCGCGCAGGCCTGGAAAAGGCGCAGCGCCGCCTGGCCCTGACGTCGGCGCTGTTCGGCGTGGTCTCCGCGACCGACCCGATCCCCGCGTACCGGCTTTCGGGCAGCAACTCCGTGCCCGCGCTGGGCACCGTCCGCGGACTGTGGAAGCCAGTGCTGGAGCCGGTGCTGCAAGGCATCGACGGCCTGGTGGTCGACCTGCGCTCGGGCACGTACGCGGCCTTCGCACGACTGCGCCCGGACGCGGTGACCGTCCGCGTAGTGACGGAAGACGCCCACGGCAACCGCACCACGGTCAGCCACTTCAACAAGGCCTACAAGGGCCGGCTGGCCGCGGTCCTGGCCACCACCCGGGCCGAACCGTCCACTGTGGACCAGCTGGTGAAGGTGATCACCAAGGCGGGCCTCACGGTCGAGCGCACCGGCGACCACAGCCTGGAACTCCTCACCGGCTGA
- a CDS encoding GNAT family N-acetyltransferase, which yields MDLTWRPLTLDDSEQLAGLFAAAQDVDRTGEHYSVEDLREELDAPNIDLPTGSAGAWAGDRLVSYAAVGRRDLADPVDMPRVETLTHPDFRTREIADHLMTWLLDAGKHVHEQFFPQAPLELHATVHENEHWYAGALTRAGYRRARTFVEMRADLAELPSMKPLPEGYEVVGFEDRYDALTLEARNETFAEHWGSALLSPEAWRHRVTGSKDFRADLSYLVLTPSRDRVLAFVLSAFIASEAAATGVRELYVEYVGTRAELRGLGIASALLGHTLVQARAKGFEKSALSVDTSNSALGVYERCGYRVADTRYGYVLPVG from the coding sequence ATGGACCTCACCTGGCGCCCGCTGACGCTTGACGATTCGGAGCAGCTCGCGGGCCTGTTCGCCGCTGCCCAGGACGTCGACCGGACCGGCGAGCACTACAGCGTCGAAGACCTGCGTGAGGAGCTCGACGCGCCGAACATCGACCTGCCGACCGGCTCGGCCGGCGCGTGGGCGGGGGACCGGCTGGTCAGCTACGCCGCGGTCGGCCGCCGCGACCTCGCCGACCCGGTCGACATGCCGCGCGTCGAGACGCTGACGCACCCGGACTTCCGCACCCGCGAGATCGCGGATCACCTCATGACCTGGTTGCTCGACGCGGGCAAGCACGTGCACGAGCAGTTCTTCCCGCAAGCGCCGCTGGAACTGCACGCGACCGTGCACGAGAACGAGCACTGGTACGCCGGGGCGCTCACCCGCGCGGGTTACCGGCGCGCTCGCACGTTCGTCGAGATGCGCGCCGACCTCGCCGAGCTGCCGTCGATGAAGCCGCTTCCGGAGGGCTACGAAGTGGTGGGCTTCGAGGACCGTTATGACGCCCTCACCCTCGAAGCGCGCAACGAGACCTTCGCCGAGCATTGGGGCAGCGCGCTCCTGTCGCCCGAAGCCTGGCGGCACCGCGTGACGGGTTCGAAAGACTTCCGGGCTGACCTGTCGTACTTGGTCCTCACTCCGTCTCGCGATCGGGTGCTGGCGTTTGTCTTGAGCGCCTTCATCGCTTCCGAAGCCGCGGCCACGGGCGTGCGCGAGCTGTACGTGGAGTACGTCGGTACGCGCGCCGAGCTGCGGGGGCTGGGCATCGCGTCGGCGTTGCTGGGCCACACCCTGGTGCAGGCGCGCGCGAAGGGTTTCGAGAAGTCGGCTCTTTCGGTGGACACGAGCAACTCCGCGCTCGGCGTCTACGAACGGTGCGGCTATCGGGTCGCCGACACCCGCTACGGGTACGTGCTGCCGGTCGGCTGA
- a CDS encoding 2-hydroxyacid dehydrogenase, with product MTARVLLPWTDIEVPEGLAAAWYGGGALPDDDLSEVEFYVLPYDSGTEPAKLIGRLPSLQVVQSLSAGVETLLPLLPEGVRLANGRGLHDLSVAEHTLALIHASQRDLPRWFAQQATGTWEREHTRSLADSRVLLVGYGSIGRAIERQLVAAEAVVTRVASRPRPDEDVHGISELPALLPEADIVVLVLPDTPATRGLIGTPELAALPDDALVVNVGRGTAIDTGALLAETSAGRLRAALDVVDPEPLPADHPLWTVHGVILTPHIAGGSASFYPRAKKLVADQLHRFATGTPLLNLVN from the coding sequence GTGACTGCGCGTGTGTTGCTGCCCTGGACCGACATCGAGGTGCCCGAAGGCCTCGCCGCCGCCTGGTACGGAGGTGGGGCGCTGCCTGACGACGACCTCAGCGAGGTCGAGTTCTACGTGCTTCCCTACGACAGCGGTACGGAGCCCGCGAAGCTGATCGGCCGGCTGCCGTCGTTGCAGGTGGTGCAGTCGTTGTCGGCAGGCGTCGAGACCTTGCTGCCTCTGCTGCCCGAGGGCGTCCGCCTGGCGAATGGGCGGGGGCTGCACGACCTGAGCGTCGCCGAGCACACGTTGGCGCTGATCCACGCGTCGCAGCGGGATTTGCCCCGGTGGTTCGCGCAGCAGGCGACGGGCACCTGGGAGCGTGAGCACACCCGTTCCCTCGCCGACAGCCGCGTGCTGCTGGTCGGGTACGGCTCGATCGGCCGCGCGATCGAGCGGCAGCTGGTCGCGGCCGAAGCCGTGGTCACGCGCGTCGCGAGCCGACCGCGACCTGACGAGGACGTGCACGGCATCAGCGAGCTGCCCGCGCTGCTGCCCGAGGCCGACATCGTGGTGCTCGTCCTGCCCGACACCCCGGCCACCCGCGGCCTGATCGGCACGCCCGAACTCGCCGCGCTGCCGGACGACGCCCTGGTCGTCAACGTCGGCCGCGGCACCGCGATCGACACCGGCGCCCTGCTCGCCGAGACCTCCGCCGGACGCCTGCGCGCGGCCCTCGACGTCGTCGACCCCGAGCCGCTCCCCGCCGACCATCCACTGTGGACTGTGCACGGGGTGATCCTGACCCCGCACATCGCGGGCGGCTCGGCCTCGTTCTACCCCCGCGCCAAGAAACTGGTGGCCGACCAGCTCCACCGCTTCGCCACCGGCACCCCACTGCTCAACCTGGTCAACTGA
- a CDS encoding VOC family protein, with translation MALELGMITIDCTNPQELAGFWTAALDVTVAGDYGTFVILARPSGGGPALAFQQVPEPRTGKNRVHVDFSTADPEAEVRRLVALGAEEQARHRQPGVAWTVLADPEGNEFCVAEAGGH, from the coding sequence ATGGCACTTGAGCTGGGCATGATCACCATCGACTGCACCAACCCCCAGGAACTCGCCGGGTTCTGGACGGCAGCCCTCGACGTCACCGTCGCGGGCGATTACGGGACGTTCGTCATCCTGGCGCGCCCTTCGGGAGGTGGGCCAGCGCTGGCGTTCCAACAGGTCCCGGAGCCGCGGACGGGCAAGAACCGGGTGCACGTGGACTTCAGCACTGCCGACCCTGAGGCCGAGGTGCGGCGTCTGGTCGCTTTGGGCGCGGAGGAACAGGCCCGGCACCGTCAGCCCGGGGTGGCGTGGACGGTGCTGGCGGATCCTGAGGGCAACGAGTTCTGCGTGGCAGAGGCTGGAGGGCATTGA
- a CDS encoding proline--tRNA ligase yields the protein MITRMSSLFLRTLREDPADAEVPSHRLLVRAGYVRRVAPGGYTWLPLGLRVLRRIEHVVREEMNQMGAQEIQFPALLPKEPYEATGRWTEYGDNLFRLKDRKGADYLLGPTHEELFALTVKGEYTSYKDYPVTLYQIQTKYRDEARPRAGILRGREFVMKDSYSFDLDDDGLARSYQAHRDAYTRLFDRLGLEYVIVAATSGAMGGSASEEFLAVAETGEDTYVRSTESGYAANVEAVVTPAPPAKPIEGLPAAQVHHTPNTPTIESLVAFFNAAGLGREFTAADTLKNVMLKTRQPGAKEWELLGVGLPGDREVDMKRLEASLEPAEVELLDEADFKKNPFLTKGYIGPKSLKENGVRYLVDPRVVEGTAWLTGADQADHHVLDLVMGRDFTADGTIEAAEVREGDASPDGHGTLVAARGIEIGHIFQLGRKYTDTFSLDALGPDSKPIRITMGSYGLGVSRLVAVLAEQNFDKDGLVWPREVSPFDVHVVIAGKDETIAAGAEKLAADLDAAGIEVLLDDRKSSPGVKFADAELVGVPTILVVGRGLANGLVEVKDRRTGEREEIAVDSVVDHLVKLVRS from the coding sequence GTGATCACCAGGATGTCGTCGTTGTTCCTCCGCACCCTGCGTGAGGACCCGGCGGACGCCGAGGTACCCAGCCACCGGCTGCTGGTACGCGCCGGCTACGTCCGCCGGGTCGCCCCGGGTGGTTACACGTGGCTGCCGCTCGGGTTGCGGGTGCTGCGCCGCATCGAGCACGTGGTGCGCGAAGAGATGAACCAGATGGGCGCGCAGGAGATCCAGTTCCCCGCGCTGCTGCCGAAGGAGCCCTACGAGGCCACCGGCCGCTGGACCGAGTACGGCGACAACCTGTTCCGCCTCAAGGACCGCAAGGGTGCCGACTACCTGCTCGGCCCCACGCACGAGGAGCTGTTCGCGCTCACTGTGAAGGGCGAGTACACCTCCTACAAGGACTATCCCGTCACGCTCTACCAGATCCAGACCAAGTACCGCGACGAGGCGCGCCCCCGCGCCGGGATCCTGCGCGGGCGCGAGTTCGTCATGAAGGACTCCTACTCCTTCGACCTCGACGACGACGGCCTGGCGCGCTCGTACCAGGCGCACCGCGACGCCTACACCCGGCTGTTCGACCGCCTCGGCCTCGAGTACGTCATCGTGGCGGCGACCTCGGGCGCCATGGGCGGTTCGGCGTCGGAGGAGTTCCTGGCCGTCGCGGAGACGGGTGAGGACACCTACGTCCGCAGCACGGAATCCGGGTACGCGGCCAATGTCGAGGCCGTCGTCACGCCCGCGCCCCCCGCGAAGCCGATCGAGGGCCTGCCCGCCGCGCAGGTGCACCACACGCCGAACACGCCGACCATCGAGTCGCTCGTGGCGTTTTTCAACGCCGCCGGCCTCGGGCGCGAGTTCACCGCCGCGGACACGCTGAAGAACGTCATGCTCAAGACGCGCCAGCCCGGCGCGAAGGAGTGGGAGCTGCTCGGCGTCGGCCTGCCGGGCGACCGCGAGGTGGACATGAAGCGCCTCGAAGCGTCGCTGGAGCCCGCCGAGGTCGAGCTGCTCGACGAGGCGGACTTCAAGAAGAACCCGTTCCTCACCAAGGGATACATCGGGCCGAAGTCGCTGAAGGAGAACGGCGTCCGCTACCTCGTCGACCCCCGCGTGGTCGAGGGCACGGCCTGGCTGACCGGCGCCGACCAGGCCGACCACCACGTGCTCGACCTGGTGATGGGCCGCGACTTCACCGCCGACGGCACCATCGAGGCCGCCGAGGTCCGCGAGGGCGACGCCTCGCCCGACGGCCACGGCACCCTGGTCGCTGCGCGCGGCATCGAGATCGGCCACATCTTCCAGCTGGGCCGCAAGTACACCGACACGTTCAGCCTCGACGCGCTCGGCCCCGACTCCAAGCCGATCCGCATCACGATGGGCTCGTACGGGCTGGGCGTCTCGCGCCTCGTCGCGGTGCTCGCCGAGCAGAACTTCGACAAGGACGGCCTGGTCTGGCCGCGCGAGGTGTCGCCGTTCGACGTGCACGTGGTCATCGCGGGCAAGGACGAGACGATCGCGGCCGGCGCGGAGAAGCTGGCTGCCGACCTGGACGCCGCCGGCATCGAGGTGCTGCTCGACGACCGCAAGTCCTCGCCGGGCGTGAAGTTCGCCGACGCCGAGCTGGTCGGCGTGCCGACCATCCTGGTGGTCGGGCGCGGGCTGGCCAACGGACTGGTCGAGGTGAAGGACCGCCGCACCGGCGAGCGCGAGGAGATCGCGGTCGACTCGGTGGTCGACCACCTGGTCAAGCTCGTCCGCTCCTGA